In the Thermococcus sp. M36 genome, one interval contains:
- a CDS encoding DUF4369 domain-containing protein, with protein IAQTYARKGNFTLTGKLDGADFYQLGFIGYKETVELFMHNENITISGESFNIKKATATGSLLNNEYNAYLTQFNPLKDKLQNTATKINNAKNPSVQRDSLIRVFEATRNKVLEQVQLTVKQKPASPVSAFVLFAVNPLFGSADELEAR; from the coding sequence CCATTGCACAAACTTATGCCCGCAAAGGAAATTTTACATTAACAGGTAAATTAGATGGAGCTGATTTTTATCAGTTAGGCTTTATCGGTTATAAAGAAACTGTTGAGTTATTCATGCACAATGAAAACATAACCATCAGCGGAGAATCTTTCAACATTAAAAAAGCAACAGCAACAGGCTCTTTATTAAACAATGAATACAATGCTTACTTAACGCAGTTTAATCCGTTAAAAGATAAATTACAAAACACCGCTACTAAAATAAACAATGCCAAGAATCCTTCTGTACAAAGAGATTCACTGATAAGAGTTTTTGAAGCCACCAGGAATAAAGTATTAGAGCAGGTTCAATTAACGGTAAAACAAAAGCCTGCATCCCCTGTTAGTGCGTTTGTATTATTTGCTGTTAACCCGTTATTCGGCAGTGCTGATGAATTAGAAGCAAGG